From Pristiophorus japonicus isolate sPriJap1 chromosome 7, sPriJap1.hap1, whole genome shotgun sequence, one genomic window encodes:
- the wdcp gene encoding WD repeat and coiled-coil-containing protein isoform X2, protein MINMELGKAKLLRTGINVLHQALHPIHGIAWTDGKQVALTAICLVNGEVKFGDSSVIGCFEHVNGLHWGPVCYTGALALLAVQHKKHITVWQLQNSTLEHNKLLVSQTCELGEIFPILPQGCVWHPKHDTLVVLTKKDASALFAVQIDNRRVKADIKGNGLIHCACWTPDGNRLVIAVGSAVHSYIWNNTQKTLHACNFCPIFDVGGYICAIEGCLDFQVVVTTELPLDKICGLNAGIAFDVTPIPETGSLISRPTMLAVDENCYMDTRRKSIDSSRSLTEDPTHSSSCPLDLTHLLANHRRSDPSPLIHLKHKDCLTGSGHDSSHLILVTFERKVTTTKKVSIPGILVPDILSFDPHHCTVAVSSNTCNMILVYSVTPSSMPNIQQIQLQKNERPKGLCFLTEKLLLLLVGRQKTNELAFLPSSNSDRYLIRLMTKKLLLDDPCALSATHQSGQPGTNISGMKKYFENLSKEEPVAGKELLLPGDCTIQFPNCRLGLIEELNISSSEQSSEASTPKRTRVSPCESAVILSSCNAESVNSSLTMHGLGASNRDLMSPVLFKGDLNTQQHASTLMNSSDNANYNIEQLSRKMERLFDGFTEVKQCLSQISDYTRNGKKPSMPYPSDPSFLYVICQMISPAVT, encoded by the exons ATGATCAATATGGAGCTTGGAAAAGCAAAATTGCTGCGAACTGGAATTAATGTATTGCATCAAGCTCTTCATCCAATTCACGGGATTGCCTGGACAGATGGAAAGCAAGTTGCTCTCACTGCCATTTGCCTAGTCAATGGTGAGGTAAAGTTTGGAGACAGCAGTGTCATTGGATGTTTTGAGCATGTCAATGGACTTCATTGGGGTCCTGTTTGTTATACAGGGGCTCTGGCATTACTTGCTGTTCAACATAAAAAACATATAACTGTATGGCAGTTACAAAACAGTACATTAGAACACAACAAACTTTTGGTTTCCCAAACTTGTGAACTGGGAGAGATTTTTCCTATATTGCCACAAGGCTGTGTGTGGCATCCAAAACATGATACCTTAGTGGTACTAACAAAGAAAGATGCCTCAGCGTTGTTTGCAGTGCAGATTGACAATCGCAGAGTTAAAGCAGATATCAAAGGGAATGGTCTGATTCACTGTGCCTGTTGGACTCCAGATGGGAATCGTTTAGTGATTGCTGTAGGCAGTGCCGTTCATTCTTACATTTGGAATAATACTCAAAAGACACTTCATGCGTGCAATTTCTGCCCTATATTTGATGTCGGAGGATATATCTGTGCAATAGAGGGTTGTTTGGATTTTCAAGTGGTTGTGACAACTGAATTACCCCTTGACAAAATCTGTGGTCTCAATGCTGGTATTGCCTTTGATGTTACACCTATACCAGAAACTGGATCTTTGATCTCACGACCCACAATGCTGGCTGTTGATGAAAACTGTTACATGGATACAAGAAGAAAATCAATAGATTCCTCAAGGTCTTTGACTGAAGACCCAACACATTCATCATCTTGTCCTTTAGACCTGACGCATCTCCTGGCAAATCATCGTAGATCTGATCCCAGTCCCCTTATTCACCTGAAGCACAAGGATTGCCTTACTGGAAGTGGTCACGACTCTTCACATCTGATTCTAGTAACTTTTGAGAGAAAGGTGACAACAACTAAAAAAGTAAGCATCCCTGGGATTCTGGTCCCTGATATCCTAAGTTTTGACCCTCATCATTGTACAGTCGCTGTATCATCCAACACTTGTAACATGATATTGGTGTATTCAGTGACCCCTTCAAGTATGCCCAACATTCAGCAAATTCAGTTGCAAAAAAATGAACGACCAAAGGGCTTGTGTTTTCTGACTGAAAAACTATTACTGCTTTTGGTTGGGAGGCAAAAAACAAATGAACTGGCTTTTCTCCCATCTTCAAATTCAGATCGTTATTTAATCAGACTTATGACTAAAAAGCTATTGTTAGATGATCCTTGTGCATTATCAGCGACTCATCAAAGTGGGCAGCCTGGCACTAACATCTCTGGAATGAAGAAATATTTTGAAAATCTGTCCAAGGAAGAGCCAGTTGCAGGAAAAGAACTATTATTGCCAGGGGATTGCACAATTCAATTTCCAAACTGTAGActgggattaatagaagaactaaaTATCAGTAGCAGTGAGCAGAGCTCAGAAGCAAGCACTCCAAAACGGACAAGAGTCTCACCCTGCGAGTCTGCAGTGATTTTGAGTAGCTGTAATGCAGAATCTGTAAATAGCTCCTTAACTATGCATGGACTTGGGGCATCAAATAGGGATTTGATGAGCCCAGTCTTGTTTAAGGGAGACCTAAATACACAGCAACATGCCAGTACTTTAATGAACAGTAGTGACAATGCAAATTACAACATTGAACAGTTGTCGAGAAAAATGGAAAGATTATTTGATGGCTTCACAGAGGTGAAGCAGTGCCTTTCTCAAATATCCGATTATACAAGAAATGGAAAGAAGCCTTCAATGCCCTATCCATCTGATCCTTCCTTTCTTTATGTCATCTGTCAG ATGATCAGTCCTGCTGTCACTTGA
- the wdcp gene encoding WD repeat and coiled-coil-containing protein isoform X1, with protein MINMELGKAKLLRTGINVLHQALHPIHGIAWTDGKQVALTAICLVNGEVKFGDSSVIGCFEHVNGLHWGPVCYTGALALLAVQHKKHITVWQLQNSTLEHNKLLVSQTCELGEIFPILPQGCVWHPKHDTLVVLTKKDASALFAVQIDNRRVKADIKGNGLIHCACWTPDGNRLVIAVGSAVHSYIWNNTQKTLHACNFCPIFDVGGYICAIEGCLDFQVVVTTELPLDKICGLNAGIAFDVTPIPETGSLISRPTMLAVDENCYMDTRRKSIDSSRSLTEDPTHSSSCPLDLTHLLANHRRSDPSPLIHLKHKDCLTGSGHDSSHLILVTFERKVTTTKKVSIPGILVPDILSFDPHHCTVAVSSNTCNMILVYSVTPSSMPNIQQIQLQKNERPKGLCFLTEKLLLLLVGRQKTNELAFLPSSNSDRYLIRLMTKKLLLDDPCALSATHQSGQPGTNISGMKKYFENLSKEEPVAGKELLLPGDCTIQFPNCRLGLIEELNISSSEQSSEASTPKRTRVSPCESAVILSSCNAESVNSSLTMHGLGASNRDLMSPVLFKGDLNTQQHASTLMNSSDNANYNIEQLSRKMERLFDGFTEVKQCLSQISDYTRNGKKPSMPYPSDPSFLYVICQKKLQEKMVVDEKRAFILCEGKLRLSTVQEVFNLFVVEMFYGSNWIILTADRDGFAPLTFKPKQEVMIRDGKQTTGPLEFPPPPSPTDCINLENQKSTA; from the exons ATGATCAATATGGAGCTTGGAAAAGCAAAATTGCTGCGAACTGGAATTAATGTATTGCATCAAGCTCTTCATCCAATTCACGGGATTGCCTGGACAGATGGAAAGCAAGTTGCTCTCACTGCCATTTGCCTAGTCAATGGTGAGGTAAAGTTTGGAGACAGCAGTGTCATTGGATGTTTTGAGCATGTCAATGGACTTCATTGGGGTCCTGTTTGTTATACAGGGGCTCTGGCATTACTTGCTGTTCAACATAAAAAACATATAACTGTATGGCAGTTACAAAACAGTACATTAGAACACAACAAACTTTTGGTTTCCCAAACTTGTGAACTGGGAGAGATTTTTCCTATATTGCCACAAGGCTGTGTGTGGCATCCAAAACATGATACCTTAGTGGTACTAACAAAGAAAGATGCCTCAGCGTTGTTTGCAGTGCAGATTGACAATCGCAGAGTTAAAGCAGATATCAAAGGGAATGGTCTGATTCACTGTGCCTGTTGGACTCCAGATGGGAATCGTTTAGTGATTGCTGTAGGCAGTGCCGTTCATTCTTACATTTGGAATAATACTCAAAAGACACTTCATGCGTGCAATTTCTGCCCTATATTTGATGTCGGAGGATATATCTGTGCAATAGAGGGTTGTTTGGATTTTCAAGTGGTTGTGACAACTGAATTACCCCTTGACAAAATCTGTGGTCTCAATGCTGGTATTGCCTTTGATGTTACACCTATACCAGAAACTGGATCTTTGATCTCACGACCCACAATGCTGGCTGTTGATGAAAACTGTTACATGGATACAAGAAGAAAATCAATAGATTCCTCAAGGTCTTTGACTGAAGACCCAACACATTCATCATCTTGTCCTTTAGACCTGACGCATCTCCTGGCAAATCATCGTAGATCTGATCCCAGTCCCCTTATTCACCTGAAGCACAAGGATTGCCTTACTGGAAGTGGTCACGACTCTTCACATCTGATTCTAGTAACTTTTGAGAGAAAGGTGACAACAACTAAAAAAGTAAGCATCCCTGGGATTCTGGTCCCTGATATCCTAAGTTTTGACCCTCATCATTGTACAGTCGCTGTATCATCCAACACTTGTAACATGATATTGGTGTATTCAGTGACCCCTTCAAGTATGCCCAACATTCAGCAAATTCAGTTGCAAAAAAATGAACGACCAAAGGGCTTGTGTTTTCTGACTGAAAAACTATTACTGCTTTTGGTTGGGAGGCAAAAAACAAATGAACTGGCTTTTCTCCCATCTTCAAATTCAGATCGTTATTTAATCAGACTTATGACTAAAAAGCTATTGTTAGATGATCCTTGTGCATTATCAGCGACTCATCAAAGTGGGCAGCCTGGCACTAACATCTCTGGAATGAAGAAATATTTTGAAAATCTGTCCAAGGAAGAGCCAGTTGCAGGAAAAGAACTATTATTGCCAGGGGATTGCACAATTCAATTTCCAAACTGTAGActgggattaatagaagaactaaaTATCAGTAGCAGTGAGCAGAGCTCAGAAGCAAGCACTCCAAAACGGACAAGAGTCTCACCCTGCGAGTCTGCAGTGATTTTGAGTAGCTGTAATGCAGAATCTGTAAATAGCTCCTTAACTATGCATGGACTTGGGGCATCAAATAGGGATTTGATGAGCCCAGTCTTGTTTAAGGGAGACCTAAATACACAGCAACATGCCAGTACTTTAATGAACAGTAGTGACAATGCAAATTACAACATTGAACAGTTGTCGAGAAAAATGGAAAGATTATTTGATGGCTTCACAGAGGTGAAGCAGTGCCTTTCTCAAATATCCGATTATACAAGAAATGGAAAGAAGCCTTCAATGCCCTATCCATCTGATCCTTCCTTTCTTTATGTCATCTGTCAG AAAAAGCTTCAAGAAAAGATGGTTGTGGATGAAAAACGAGCTTTTATCCTTTGTGAAGGCAAGCTTCGTCTGAGTACAGTCCAAGAAGTTTTTAATCTCTTTGTTGTTGAAATGTTTTATG